In the genome of Zea mays subsp. mays mitochondrion, complete genome, the window GCCCCCTTTCTCCTCGGTCCACAGAGAAAAAATGTAGGACTGGTGCCGACAGTTCATCACGGAAGAAAGAACTCACAGAGCCGGGATCGCTAACTAATAGAATAGTACTACTAACTAATACTAATATATAGATAACTAATACTAATATATAGATATTAATACTAATATATAGATATATAGAAATAGATATCTAGAAATAGAAACGAACTAATATATAGATAATCGAAATCGAAAAGAACTGTCTTTTCTGTATACTTTCCCCGTTCTATTGCTACCGCGGGTCTTATGCAATCGATCGGATCATATAGATATCCCTTCAACACAACATAGGTCATCGAAAGGATCTCGGACGACTCACCAAAGCACGAAAGCCAGTTAGAAAATGGATTCCTATTTGAAGAGTGCCTAACCGCATGGATAAGCTCACATTAACCCGTCAATTTTGGATCCAATTCGGGATTTTTCTTGGGAAGTTTCGGGAAGAAATTGGAATAATATCGATTCATACAGAGGAAAAAGTTCTCTATTGATGCAAACGCTGTACCTAGAGGATAGGGATAGAGGAAGAGGGAAAAATCGAAATGAAATAAATAAAGAATAAAGCCAAAAAAATAAGTCGAAGATAGAAGAGCCCAGATTCAAAATGAAGAAATGGAAACTCGAAAAGGATCCTTCTGATTCTCAAAGAATGAGGGGCAAGGGGATTGATACCGAGAAAGATTTCTTCTTATTATAAGACGTGATTTGATCCGCATATGTTTGGTAAAAGAACAATCTTCTCCTTTAATCATAAATGGAAAGTGTTCAATTAGAACATGAAAACGTGACTCAATTGGTCTTAGTTAGTCTTCGGGACGGAGTGGAAGAAGGGCGGAGACTCTCGAACGAGGAAAAGGATCCCTTCGAAAGAATTGAACGAGGAGCCGTATGAGGTGAAAATCTCATGTACGGTTCTGTAGAGGGACAGTAAGGATGACTTATCTGTCGACTTTTCCACTATCAACCCCAAAAAACCCAACTCTGCCTTACGTAAAGTTGCCAGAGTACGATTAACCTCTGGATTTGAAATCACTGCTTATATACCTGGTATTGGCCATAATTTACAAGAACATTCTGTAGTATTAGTAAGAGGAGGAAGGGTTAAGGATTTACCCGGTGTGAGATATCGCATTATTCGAGGAACCCTAGATGCTGTCGCAGTAAAGAATCGTCAACAAGGGCGTTCTAGTGCGTTGTAGATTCTTATCCAAGACTTGTATCATTTGATGATGCCATGTGAATCGCTAGAAACATGTGAAGTGTATGGCTAACCCAATAACGAAAGTTTCGTAAGGGGACTGGAGCAGGCTACCATGAGACAAAAGATCTTCTTTCTAAAGAGATTCGATTCGGAACTCTTATATGTCCAAGGTCAATATGGAAATTCTTTCAGAGGTTTTCCCTTACTTTGTCCGTGTCAACAAACAATTCGAAATACCTCGACTTTTTCAGAACAGGTCCGAGTCAAATAGCAATGATTCGAAGCACTTCTTTTTCCATTACACTATTTCGGAAACCTAAGGACTCGATCGTATGGATATGGAAAATACAGGATTTCCGGTCCTAGCGGGAAAAGGAGGGAAACGGATACTCAATTTAAAGTGAGTAAACAGAATTCCATACTCGATCTCATAGATCCCTATAGAATTCTGTGGAAAGCCGTATTCGATGAAAGTCGTATGTACGGCTTGGAGGGAGATCTTTCCTATCTTTCGAGATCCACCCTACAATATGGGGCCAAAAAGCCAAAAAAATAAGTGATTCGTTTTTAGCCCTTATAAAAAGAAAACGGATTCTTGAACCTCTTTCACGCTCATGTCACGTCGAGGTACTGCAGAAAAAAGAACCGCAAAATCCGATCCAATTTTTCGTAATCGATTAGTTAACATGGTGGTTAACCGTATTATGAAAGACGGAAAAAAATCATTGGCTTATCAAATTCTCTATCGAGCCGTGAAAAAGATTCAACAAAAGACAGAAACAAATCCACTATTGGTTTTACGTCAAGCAATACGTAGAGTAACTCCCAATATAGGAGTAAAAACAAGACGTAATAAAAAAGGATCGACGCGGAAAGTTCCGATTGAAATAGGATCTAAACAAGGAAGAGCACTTGCCATTCGTTGGTTATTAGAAGCATCCCAAAAGCGTCCGGGTCGAAATATGGCTTTCAAATTAAGTTCCGAATTAGTAGATGCTGCCAAAGGGAGTGGGGGTGCCATACGCAAAAAGGAAGCGACTCATAGAATGGCAGAGGCAAATAGAGCTCTTGCACATTTTCGTTAATCCATGAACAGAATCTAGGTATGTAGACACATGGATCCATACATCTCGATCGGAAAAGAATCAATAGAAGGAGAATCGGACGATATCTTTTTCGAAACAAATAAAAAGGAAAAAAAAGAGAAAACAGAAATCATGATCAACTAAGCCCTCTCGGGGGCTTGCTTAAGAATAAGAAAGAGGAATCTTATGGAAATAGCATGGAATAAGGTTTGATCCTATTCATGGGGATTCCGTAAATATCCCATTCCAAAAATCGAAACAATCGGGACTTTTCGGAGATTGGCTGCAGTTACTAATTCATGATCTGGCATGTACAGAATGAAAACTTCATTCTCGATTCTACGAGAATTTTTATGAAAGCGTTTCATTTGCTTCTCTTCCATGGAAGTTTCATTTTCCCAGAATGTATCCTAATTTTTGGCCTAATTCTTCTTCTGATGATCGATTTAACCTCTGATCAAAAAGATAGACCTTGGTTCTATTTCATCTCTTCAACAAGTTTAGTAATAAGCATAACGGCCCTATTGTTCCGATGGAGAGAAGAACCTATAATTAGCTTTTCGGGAAATTTCCAAACGAACAATTTCAACGAAATCTTTCAATTTCTTATTTTATTATGTTCAACTTTATGTATTCCTCTATCCGTAGAGTACATTGAATGTACAGAAATGGCTATAACAGAGTTTCTGTTATTCGTATTAACAGCTACTCTAGGGGGAATGTTTTTATGTGGTGCTAACGATTTAATAACTATCTTTGTAGCTCCAGAATGTTTCAGTTTATGTTCCTACCTATTGTCTGGATATACCAAGAGAGATCTACGGTCTAATGAGGCTACTATGAAATATTTACTCATGGGTGGGGCAAGCTCTTCTATTCTGGTTCATGGTTTCTCTTGGCTATATGGTTCATCTGGGGGGGAGATCGAGCTTCAAGAAATTGTGAATGGTCTTATCAATACACAAATGTATAACTCCCCAGGAATTTCAATTGCGCTTATATTCATCACTGTAGGACTTGGGTTCAAGCTTTCCCCAGCCCCTTTTCATCAATGGACTCCTGACGTCTACGAAGGAGTGTGGTTCGTTCGACAAATTCCTACCTCTATCTGAGGTGTTTGGGTTTTGCAAAACTCCATAGACATGCAGAAGAGAAATGCTATCCCCACTCCGACCAAGACAGAACTTTTACCAAAAGTTTATTGTGATCTTTTTGTTCAAATAACAATTAAGGTGAAGCAGGGTCAGGAACAACGAATCTCTTTATGATAAACAGATCCATTTTGCAAGCTCGTTATTACGGGTAGTTCCTACAAAGAATCGGACTAATGACGTATACAATGCTTGAATTATCGATGTAAATGCTACATAGTGGGTTCTCATCCTTCAGAGACTACGAGTGTAATAGGAGCATCCGTTGACAAAAGGATCACCCTAAGATGATCATCTCATGGCTATTGGGAACGAATCAAATCAGATGGTTCTATTTCTCAACCTTTCTGACTTGCTCCTACGGAACCAAGGTCGAAAGGATTGAAAAAGTCAGTCATTCACAACCACTGATGAAGGATTCCTCGAAAAGTTAAGGATTAGTAGTTCTTTTTCGAAATCCATTTCGAAAAAGAATGGATTCGGTCTTATACATACGCGAGGAAGGTAATCAAAAAAGAAAGAAGACGAGTTCTTCTTTCTTTTATCACTTAGGAGCCGTGCGAGATGAAAGTCTCATGCACGGTTTTGCATGAGAGAAAGAAGCGAGGAATCCTCTTTTCGACTCTGACTCCCCCACTCCAGTCGTTGCTTTTCTTTCTGTTACTTCGAAAGTAGCTGCTTCAGCTTTAGCCACGCGAATTCTCGATATTCCTTTTTATTTCTCATCAAACGAATGGCATCTTCTTCTGGAAATCCTAGCTATTCTTAGCATGATATTGGGGAATCTCCTTGCTATTACTCAAACAAGCATGAAACGTATGCTTGCATATTCGTCCATAGGGCAAATCGGATATGTAATTATTGGAATAATTGTTGGAGACTCAAATGATGGATATGCAAGCATGATAACTTATATGCTGTTCTATATCTCCATGAATCTAGGAACTTTTGCTTGCATTGTATTATTTGGTCTACGTACCGGAACTGATAACATTCGAGATTATGCAGGATTATACACGAAAGATCCTTTTTTGGCTCTCTCTTTAGCCCTATGTCTCTTATCCCTAGGAGGCCTTCCTCCACTAGCAGGTTTCTTCGGAAAACTCTATCTATTCTGGTGTGGATGGCAAGCAGGCCTATATTTCTTGGTTTCAATAGGACTCCTTACGAGCGTTCTTTCTATCTACTATTATCTAAAAATAATCAAGTTATTAATGACTGGACGAAACCAAGAAATAACCCCTTATGTGCGAAATTATAGAAGATCCCCTTTAAGATCAAACAATTCCATCGAATTGAGTATGACTGTATGTGTGATAGCATCTACTATACCAGGAATATCAATGAACCCCATTCTTGCAATTGCTCAGGATACCCTCTTTTAGCTGCTAGGTCTATTTCTTAGTTCAAGATCCCTCTTACTAACTGGAATAAAAGAATTAGTAGATCTGTTCCGCCCAAAATGGGAATGGGTGCTAGGGTTATGAACTTATAATCATGGAATCGACTCGATCATCAGATTATAAGTT includes:
- the rps7-ct gene encoding ribosomal protein S7 (chloroplast origin); the protein is MSRRGTAEKRTAKSDPIFRNRLVNMVVNRIMKDGKKSLAYQILYRAVKKIQQKTETNPLLVLRQAIRRVTPNIGVKTRRNKKGSTRKVPIEIGSKQGRALAIRWLLEASQKRPGRNMAFKLSSELVDAAKGSGGAIRKKEATHRMAEANRALAHFR